A window of the Brachyhypopomus gauderio isolate BG-103 chromosome 14, BGAUD_0.2, whole genome shotgun sequence genome harbors these coding sequences:
- the ipo13a gene encoding importin-13 isoform X1, translated as MSADLVQLSDSAEFTVDAVERALQQLYYDPDMAQKSVAQKWLTRAQASPQAWHFSWALLSPGKVPEIQFFGASTLHTKITLQWSDLPHEQRESLRSQLVAQVIQFACGPKMVLTRLSVALASLILHAVQDSWPTAVPDILLAFQSRDGGAAEADARRLALLEVLTVLPEELQSRGLPLERQAQLRAALAGEWSSLCPVLHLLLGQEGGEGRAKERALRCVASWLALDVDMSKSEDLLQDSFALLKEPRLFDVAVETIVSALSTRDYQRFADTLLKITPLVLGLQEQLKTAVEDRDMETSHGICRIAVALGETHCKTLLEKVEHWQGFQALVSMILSCTSIPGHYPVDETSSSLTLTFWYTLQDDISSLDREKQTFYLRIYRPVYLQLVDILLQKARFPSEEGHTSWSADDKEQFRTYRVDISDTLMYVYELLGPELLRNLYDKLGALLTDKTLSSSWQDIEALLFGFQSVAETVDVGYSDVIPGLIGLIPLITANNIQLAETIMLTIGSLAEWLADHSLLLPTVLHMVLQALSRADLSVATVSTLKRLCRECRCDLCPHADDILAASQDSLIKRTHKSTQSVWIMQALGYLLSALPDEEVLGKLLPLLSPHIQELDTLTKQTPDLACKPSVVHVVGLLTGLFSTLDLNKRGDGSERGGAGPTQPHGNPVVVVLQQVFPLIQTLLSKWLKDTEVVGAACAMFEKSVRTLDCGFAPLVPQLCELIGQLFSVYPQASVLDLTRQLVCVFAGEKEHFRPIAALLEVITNITMSVFQRGVRDYPDMVDSFMQLHVQVLKRKPDLYLSKGLDIKVVFYCGILAFKFPEAPTLKSTCLLFTEVISHCEDVPAVMEVLEEDGTLLLHTLLEAMGGQAPVGLLELLADVVFSLGRHCSGLLPAQLREALLPHGFPSALLGPQQKDRFCQQVLREQVSKWRMRDIVKEFSLTCRGVPGMELATTY; from the exons ATGTCGGCAGACCTGGTGCAGCTGTCAGACTCGGCGGAGTTTACGGTGGATGCAGTGGAGAGG GCTCTCCAACAGCTGTACTACGACCCAGACATGGCCCAAAAAAGCGTGGCTCAAAAGTGGCTGACACGGGCTCAGGCATCCCCACAGGCGTGGCACTTCAGCTGGGCGCTGCTGAGCCCTGGTAAG GTGCCAGAGATCCAGTTCTTTGGGGCCAGCACGCTTCACACTAAGATCACCCTGCAGTGGTCCGACCTGCCCCACGAGCAGCGTGAGTCCCTCCGCTCCCAGCTCGTCGCCCAGGTGATCCAGTTCGCCTGCGGGCCCAAGATGGTTCTGACGCGTCTTTCTGTGGCCCTCGCCTCTCTGATCCTTCATGCTGTCCAGGACAGCTGGCCGACCGCGGTCCCCGACATCCTGCTGGCATTCCAGAGCAGGGACGGGGGGGCGGCAGAGGCTGACGCCCGGCGCCTGGCATTGCTTGAGGTTCTGACCGTCCTCCCGGAGGAGCTCCAGAGCAGGGGACTTCCGCTTGAGCGGCAGGCCCAGCTTCGAGCTGCCCTGGCCGGGGAGTGGAGCTCGTTGTGCCCTGTGCTCCATCTGCTGCTGGGCCAGGAGGGCGGGGAAGGCCGGGCGAAGGAGCGGGCCCTGCGGTGCGTGGCGTCCTGGCTGGCGCTGGACGTGGACATGAGCAAAAGTGAGGACCTGCTGCAGGACAGTTTCGCACTTCTCAAGGAGCCCAGGCTCTTCGACGTGGCCGTGGAGACCATCGTGAGCGCCCTTTCTACCAGAGACTACCAGAG GTTTGCTGACACGCTGCTGAAGATAACACCTCTGGTGCTGGGTCTCCAGGAGCAGCTAAAGACAGCAGTGGAGGACAGAGACATGGAGACATCTCATGGAATCTGCCGCATTGCTGTTGCTTTGGGGGAAACACACTGCAA GACTCTGCTGGAGAAGGTTGAGCACTGGCAGGGTTTCCAGGCTCTGGTCAGTATGATTCTGTCCTGCACCAGTATCCCGGGGCACTACCCTGTAGACGAGACCTCCAGCTCTCTCACTCTTACGTTCTGGTACACCCTACAG GATGATATCTCTTCACTGGATAGGGAGAAACAGACCTTCTACCTGCGGATTTACAGACCGGTTTACCTCCAGCTGGTGGATATCTTGCTGCAGAAGGCTCGGTTCCCCAGTGAGGAGGGTCACACCTCGTGGTCCGCCGACGACAAGGAGCAGTTCAGGACCTACAG AGTTGACATTTCTGACACTCTGATGTACGTGTATGAGTTGCTGGGCCCCGAGCTGCTCCGTAACCTGTATGATAAACTTGGTGCCCTGCTGACTGATAAGACGCTTTCCTCCTCATGGCAG GATATAGAGGCTCTGCTGTTTGGCTTTCAATCTGTAGCTGAGACAGTAGACGTCGGTTACTCAGATGTCATTCCTGGCCTGATCGGCCTCATCCCCCTAATCACCGCTAACAACATTCAACTTGCAGAGACCATCATGCTTACCATAG GGTCATTGGCAGAGTGGTTGGCAGACCACTCCCTCCTGCTTCCCACCGTCCTGCATATGGTCCTGCAGGCTCTGTCCCGCGCCGACCTCTCCGTGGCCACTGTCTCCACCCTCAAGAGGCTCTGCCGTGAGTGTCGGTGTGACCTCTGCCCCCACGCGGACGACATTCTGGCGGCCTCGCAG GATTCTCTTATCAAACGGACCCATAAG AGCACCCAAAGCGTCTGGATCATGCAGGCGTTGGGCTACCTGCTCTCTGCCCTGCCAGATGAGGAGGTTCTGGGGAAGCTCCTCCCCCTTCTCTCCCCCCACATCCAGGAGCTGGACACTCTAACCAAACAGACG CCCGATCTGGCCTGTAAGCCGTCTGTCGTGCATGTTGTGGGCCTGCTCACTGGCCTCTTCTCCACACTGGACCTGAACAAACGAGGCGATGGGTCAGAGAGGGGCGGTGCCGGCCCAACCCAGCCTCACGGCAACCCG GTTGTAGTTGTGCTGCAGCAAGTGTTTCCCCTCATTCAGACCCTGCTGAGCAAGTGGCTGAAAGATACTGAGGTGGtgggg GCTGCATGCGCCATGTTTGAGAAGTCAGTGAGGACCCTTGACTGTGGCTTTGCCCCCCTTGTCCCCCAGCTCTGTGAGCTGATTGGTCAGCTGTTCAGTGTTTACCCACAAGCCTCGGTTTTGGACCTCACACGACAG TTGGTTTGTGTATTTGCTGGTGAGAAGGAGCACTTCCGACCAATCGCTGCCCTTTTGGAGGTCATCACCAATATCACCATGTCTGTTTTTCAGCGTG GTGTGAGGGACTATCCTGATATGGTTGATTCATTTATGCAGCTTcatgtacag GTTTTGAAAAGAAAACCAGATCTGTATCTTTCAAAGGGTCTTGATATCAAAGTTGTATTCTACTGTG GAATCTTAGCGTTCAAATTCCCAGAGGCCCCCACACTGAAGTCAACATGTCTTTTATTT ACTGAAGTGATCTCCCACTGTGAGGACGTCCCGGCGGtgatggaggtgctggaggaGGACGGCACGTTGCTCCTCCACACCCTGCTGGAA GCGATGGGTGGCCAGGCCCCGGTCGGCCTCCTGGAGCTCCTGGCCGACGTGGTCTTCTCCCTGGGTCGCCACTGCTCCGGCCTGCTGCCGGCCCAGCTCCGAGAGGCCCTCCTGCCGCACGGCTTCCCCAGTGCCCTCCTCGGGCCGCAGCAGAAAGATCGCTTCTGCCAGCAGGTCCTCAG GGAACAAGTCAGCAAATGGAGGATGAGGGACATCGTTAAGGAGTTTTCCCTAACGTGTCGAGGTGTACCAGGAATGGAGCTGGCCACAACTTACTAA
- the ipo13a gene encoding importin-13 isoform X4 — MVLTRLSVALASLILHAVQDSWPTAVPDILLAFQSRDGGAAEADARRLALLEVLTVLPEELQSRGLPLERQAQLRAALAGEWSSLCPVLHLLLGQEGGEGRAKERALRCVASWLALDVDMSKSEDLLQDSFALLKEPRLFDVAVETIVSALSTRDYQRFADTLLKITPLVLGLQEQLKTAVEDRDMETSHGICRIAVALGETHCKTLLEKVEHWQGFQALVSMILSCTSIPGHYPVDETSSSLTLTFWYTLQDDISSLDREKQTFYLRIYRPVYLQLVDILLQKARFPSEEGHTSWSADDKEQFRTYRVDISDTLMYVYELLGPELLRNLYDKLGALLTDKTLSSSWQDIEALLFGFQSVAETVDVGYSDVIPGLIGLIPLITANNIQLAETIMLTIGSLAEWLADHSLLLPTVLHMVLQALSRADLSVATVSTLKRLCRECRCDLCPHADDILAASQDSLIKRTHKSTQSVWIMQALGYLLSALPDEEVLGKLLPLLSPHIQELDTLTKQTPDLACKPSVVHVVGLLTGLFSTLDLNKRGDGSERGGAGPTQPHGNPVVVVLQQVFPLIQTLLSKWLKDTEVVGAACAMFEKSVRTLDCGFAPLVPQLCELIGQLFSVYPQASVLDLTRQLVCVFAGEKEHFRPIAALLEVITNITMSVFQRGVRDYPDMVDSFMQLHVQVLKRKPDLYLSKGLDIKVVFYCGILAFKFPEAPTLKSTCLLFTEVISHCEDVPAVMEVLEEDGTLLLHTLLEAMGGQAPVGLLELLADVVFSLGRHCSGLLPAQLREALLPHGFPSALLGPQQKDRFCQQVLREQVSKWRMRDIVKEFSLTCRGVPGMELATTY, encoded by the exons ATGGTTCTGACGCGTCTTTCTGTGGCCCTCGCCTCTCTGATCCTTCATGCTGTCCAGGACAGCTGGCCGACCGCGGTCCCCGACATCCTGCTGGCATTCCAGAGCAGGGACGGGGGGGCGGCAGAGGCTGACGCCCGGCGCCTGGCATTGCTTGAGGTTCTGACCGTCCTCCCGGAGGAGCTCCAGAGCAGGGGACTTCCGCTTGAGCGGCAGGCCCAGCTTCGAGCTGCCCTGGCCGGGGAGTGGAGCTCGTTGTGCCCTGTGCTCCATCTGCTGCTGGGCCAGGAGGGCGGGGAAGGCCGGGCGAAGGAGCGGGCCCTGCGGTGCGTGGCGTCCTGGCTGGCGCTGGACGTGGACATGAGCAAAAGTGAGGACCTGCTGCAGGACAGTTTCGCACTTCTCAAGGAGCCCAGGCTCTTCGACGTGGCCGTGGAGACCATCGTGAGCGCCCTTTCTACCAGAGACTACCAGAG GTTTGCTGACACGCTGCTGAAGATAACACCTCTGGTGCTGGGTCTCCAGGAGCAGCTAAAGACAGCAGTGGAGGACAGAGACATGGAGACATCTCATGGAATCTGCCGCATTGCTGTTGCTTTGGGGGAAACACACTGCAA GACTCTGCTGGAGAAGGTTGAGCACTGGCAGGGTTTCCAGGCTCTGGTCAGTATGATTCTGTCCTGCACCAGTATCCCGGGGCACTACCCTGTAGACGAGACCTCCAGCTCTCTCACTCTTACGTTCTGGTACACCCTACAG GATGATATCTCTTCACTGGATAGGGAGAAACAGACCTTCTACCTGCGGATTTACAGACCGGTTTACCTCCAGCTGGTGGATATCTTGCTGCAGAAGGCTCGGTTCCCCAGTGAGGAGGGTCACACCTCGTGGTCCGCCGACGACAAGGAGCAGTTCAGGACCTACAG AGTTGACATTTCTGACACTCTGATGTACGTGTATGAGTTGCTGGGCCCCGAGCTGCTCCGTAACCTGTATGATAAACTTGGTGCCCTGCTGACTGATAAGACGCTTTCCTCCTCATGGCAG GATATAGAGGCTCTGCTGTTTGGCTTTCAATCTGTAGCTGAGACAGTAGACGTCGGTTACTCAGATGTCATTCCTGGCCTGATCGGCCTCATCCCCCTAATCACCGCTAACAACATTCAACTTGCAGAGACCATCATGCTTACCATAG GGTCATTGGCAGAGTGGTTGGCAGACCACTCCCTCCTGCTTCCCACCGTCCTGCATATGGTCCTGCAGGCTCTGTCCCGCGCCGACCTCTCCGTGGCCACTGTCTCCACCCTCAAGAGGCTCTGCCGTGAGTGTCGGTGTGACCTCTGCCCCCACGCGGACGACATTCTGGCGGCCTCGCAG GATTCTCTTATCAAACGGACCCATAAG AGCACCCAAAGCGTCTGGATCATGCAGGCGTTGGGCTACCTGCTCTCTGCCCTGCCAGATGAGGAGGTTCTGGGGAAGCTCCTCCCCCTTCTCTCCCCCCACATCCAGGAGCTGGACACTCTAACCAAACAGACG CCCGATCTGGCCTGTAAGCCGTCTGTCGTGCATGTTGTGGGCCTGCTCACTGGCCTCTTCTCCACACTGGACCTGAACAAACGAGGCGATGGGTCAGAGAGGGGCGGTGCCGGCCCAACCCAGCCTCACGGCAACCCG GTTGTAGTTGTGCTGCAGCAAGTGTTTCCCCTCATTCAGACCCTGCTGAGCAAGTGGCTGAAAGATACTGAGGTGGtgggg GCTGCATGCGCCATGTTTGAGAAGTCAGTGAGGACCCTTGACTGTGGCTTTGCCCCCCTTGTCCCCCAGCTCTGTGAGCTGATTGGTCAGCTGTTCAGTGTTTACCCACAAGCCTCGGTTTTGGACCTCACACGACAG TTGGTTTGTGTATTTGCTGGTGAGAAGGAGCACTTCCGACCAATCGCTGCCCTTTTGGAGGTCATCACCAATATCACCATGTCTGTTTTTCAGCGTG GTGTGAGGGACTATCCTGATATGGTTGATTCATTTATGCAGCTTcatgtacag GTTTTGAAAAGAAAACCAGATCTGTATCTTTCAAAGGGTCTTGATATCAAAGTTGTATTCTACTGTG GAATCTTAGCGTTCAAATTCCCAGAGGCCCCCACACTGAAGTCAACATGTCTTTTATTT ACTGAAGTGATCTCCCACTGTGAGGACGTCCCGGCGGtgatggaggtgctggaggaGGACGGCACGTTGCTCCTCCACACCCTGCTGGAA GCGATGGGTGGCCAGGCCCCGGTCGGCCTCCTGGAGCTCCTGGCCGACGTGGTCTTCTCCCTGGGTCGCCACTGCTCCGGCCTGCTGCCGGCCCAGCTCCGAGAGGCCCTCCTGCCGCACGGCTTCCCCAGTGCCCTCCTCGGGCCGCAGCAGAAAGATCGCTTCTGCCAGCAGGTCCTCAG GGAACAAGTCAGCAAATGGAGGATGAGGGACATCGTTAAGGAGTTTTCCCTAACGTGTCGAGGTGTACCAGGAATGGAGCTGGCCACAACTTACTAA
- the ipo13a gene encoding importin-13 isoform X2: MSADLVQLSDSAEFTVDAVERALQQLYYDPDMAQKSVAQKWLTRAQASPQAWHFSWALLSPGKVPEIQFFGASTLHTKITLQWSDLPHEQRESLRSQLVAQVIQFACGPKMVLTRLSVALASLILHAVQDSWPTAVPDILLAFQSRDGGAAEADARRLALLEVLTVLPEELQSRGLPLERQAQLRAALAGEWSSLCPVLHLLLGQEGGEGRAKERALRCVASWLALDVDMSKSEDLLQDSFALLKEPRLFDVAVETIVSALSTRDYQRFADTLLKITPLVLGLQEQLKTAVEDRDMETSHGICRIAVALGETHCKTLLEKVEHWQGFQALVSMILSCTSIPGHYPVDETSSSLTLTFWYTLQDDISSLDREKQTFYLRIYRPVYLQLVDILLQKARFPSEEGHTSWSADDKEQFRTYRVDISDTLMYVYELLGPELLRNLYDKLGALLTDKTLSSSWQDIEALLFGFQSVAETVDVGYSDVIPGLIGLIPLITANNIQLAETIMLTIGSLAEWLADHSLLLPTVLHMVLQALSRADLSVATVSTLKRLCRECRCDLCPHADDILAASQDSLIKRTHKSTQSVWIMQALGYLLSALPDEEVLGKLLPLLSPHIQELDTLTKQTPDLACKPSVVHVVGLLTGLFSTLDLNKRGDGSERGGAGPTQPHGNPVVVVLQQVFPLIQTLLSKWLKDTEVVGAACAMFEKSVRTLDCGFAPLVPQLCELIGQLFSVYPQASVLDLTRQEHFRPIAALLEVITNITMSVFQRGVRDYPDMVDSFMQLHVQVLKRKPDLYLSKGLDIKVVFYCGILAFKFPEAPTLKSTCLLFTEVISHCEDVPAVMEVLEEDGTLLLHTLLEAMGGQAPVGLLELLADVVFSLGRHCSGLLPAQLREALLPHGFPSALLGPQQKDRFCQQVLREQVSKWRMRDIVKEFSLTCRGVPGMELATTY; this comes from the exons ATGTCGGCAGACCTGGTGCAGCTGTCAGACTCGGCGGAGTTTACGGTGGATGCAGTGGAGAGG GCTCTCCAACAGCTGTACTACGACCCAGACATGGCCCAAAAAAGCGTGGCTCAAAAGTGGCTGACACGGGCTCAGGCATCCCCACAGGCGTGGCACTTCAGCTGGGCGCTGCTGAGCCCTGGTAAG GTGCCAGAGATCCAGTTCTTTGGGGCCAGCACGCTTCACACTAAGATCACCCTGCAGTGGTCCGACCTGCCCCACGAGCAGCGTGAGTCCCTCCGCTCCCAGCTCGTCGCCCAGGTGATCCAGTTCGCCTGCGGGCCCAAGATGGTTCTGACGCGTCTTTCTGTGGCCCTCGCCTCTCTGATCCTTCATGCTGTCCAGGACAGCTGGCCGACCGCGGTCCCCGACATCCTGCTGGCATTCCAGAGCAGGGACGGGGGGGCGGCAGAGGCTGACGCCCGGCGCCTGGCATTGCTTGAGGTTCTGACCGTCCTCCCGGAGGAGCTCCAGAGCAGGGGACTTCCGCTTGAGCGGCAGGCCCAGCTTCGAGCTGCCCTGGCCGGGGAGTGGAGCTCGTTGTGCCCTGTGCTCCATCTGCTGCTGGGCCAGGAGGGCGGGGAAGGCCGGGCGAAGGAGCGGGCCCTGCGGTGCGTGGCGTCCTGGCTGGCGCTGGACGTGGACATGAGCAAAAGTGAGGACCTGCTGCAGGACAGTTTCGCACTTCTCAAGGAGCCCAGGCTCTTCGACGTGGCCGTGGAGACCATCGTGAGCGCCCTTTCTACCAGAGACTACCAGAG GTTTGCTGACACGCTGCTGAAGATAACACCTCTGGTGCTGGGTCTCCAGGAGCAGCTAAAGACAGCAGTGGAGGACAGAGACATGGAGACATCTCATGGAATCTGCCGCATTGCTGTTGCTTTGGGGGAAACACACTGCAA GACTCTGCTGGAGAAGGTTGAGCACTGGCAGGGTTTCCAGGCTCTGGTCAGTATGATTCTGTCCTGCACCAGTATCCCGGGGCACTACCCTGTAGACGAGACCTCCAGCTCTCTCACTCTTACGTTCTGGTACACCCTACAG GATGATATCTCTTCACTGGATAGGGAGAAACAGACCTTCTACCTGCGGATTTACAGACCGGTTTACCTCCAGCTGGTGGATATCTTGCTGCAGAAGGCTCGGTTCCCCAGTGAGGAGGGTCACACCTCGTGGTCCGCCGACGACAAGGAGCAGTTCAGGACCTACAG AGTTGACATTTCTGACACTCTGATGTACGTGTATGAGTTGCTGGGCCCCGAGCTGCTCCGTAACCTGTATGATAAACTTGGTGCCCTGCTGACTGATAAGACGCTTTCCTCCTCATGGCAG GATATAGAGGCTCTGCTGTTTGGCTTTCAATCTGTAGCTGAGACAGTAGACGTCGGTTACTCAGATGTCATTCCTGGCCTGATCGGCCTCATCCCCCTAATCACCGCTAACAACATTCAACTTGCAGAGACCATCATGCTTACCATAG GGTCATTGGCAGAGTGGTTGGCAGACCACTCCCTCCTGCTTCCCACCGTCCTGCATATGGTCCTGCAGGCTCTGTCCCGCGCCGACCTCTCCGTGGCCACTGTCTCCACCCTCAAGAGGCTCTGCCGTGAGTGTCGGTGTGACCTCTGCCCCCACGCGGACGACATTCTGGCGGCCTCGCAG GATTCTCTTATCAAACGGACCCATAAG AGCACCCAAAGCGTCTGGATCATGCAGGCGTTGGGCTACCTGCTCTCTGCCCTGCCAGATGAGGAGGTTCTGGGGAAGCTCCTCCCCCTTCTCTCCCCCCACATCCAGGAGCTGGACACTCTAACCAAACAGACG CCCGATCTGGCCTGTAAGCCGTCTGTCGTGCATGTTGTGGGCCTGCTCACTGGCCTCTTCTCCACACTGGACCTGAACAAACGAGGCGATGGGTCAGAGAGGGGCGGTGCCGGCCCAACCCAGCCTCACGGCAACCCG GTTGTAGTTGTGCTGCAGCAAGTGTTTCCCCTCATTCAGACCCTGCTGAGCAAGTGGCTGAAAGATACTGAGGTGGtgggg GCTGCATGCGCCATGTTTGAGAAGTCAGTGAGGACCCTTGACTGTGGCTTTGCCCCCCTTGTCCCCCAGCTCTGTGAGCTGATTGGTCAGCTGTTCAGTGTTTACCCACAAGCCTCGGTTTTGGACCTCACACGACAG GAGCACTTCCGACCAATCGCTGCCCTTTTGGAGGTCATCACCAATATCACCATGTCTGTTTTTCAGCGTG GTGTGAGGGACTATCCTGATATGGTTGATTCATTTATGCAGCTTcatgtacag GTTTTGAAAAGAAAACCAGATCTGTATCTTTCAAAGGGTCTTGATATCAAAGTTGTATTCTACTGTG GAATCTTAGCGTTCAAATTCCCAGAGGCCCCCACACTGAAGTCAACATGTCTTTTATTT ACTGAAGTGATCTCCCACTGTGAGGACGTCCCGGCGGtgatggaggtgctggaggaGGACGGCACGTTGCTCCTCCACACCCTGCTGGAA GCGATGGGTGGCCAGGCCCCGGTCGGCCTCCTGGAGCTCCTGGCCGACGTGGTCTTCTCCCTGGGTCGCCACTGCTCCGGCCTGCTGCCGGCCCAGCTCCGAGAGGCCCTCCTGCCGCACGGCTTCCCCAGTGCCCTCCTCGGGCCGCAGCAGAAAGATCGCTTCTGCCAGCAGGTCCTCAG GGAACAAGTCAGCAAATGGAGGATGAGGGACATCGTTAAGGAGTTTTCCCTAACGTGTCGAGGTGTACCAGGAATGGAGCTGGCCACAACTTACTAA
- the ipo13a gene encoding importin-13 isoform X3 — protein sequence MSADLVQLSDSAEFTVDAVERALQQLYYDPDMAQKSVAQKWLTRAQASPQAWHFSWALLSPGKVPEIQFFGASTLHTKITLQWSDLPHEQRESLRSQLVAQVIQFACGPKMVLTRLSVALASLILHAVQDSWPTAVPDILLAFQSRDGGAAEADARRLALLEVLTVLPEELQSRGLPLERQAQLRAALAGEWSSLCPVLHLLLGQEGGEGRAKERALRCVASWLALDVDMSKSEDLLQDSFALLKEPRLFDVAVETIVSALSTRDYQRFADTLLKITPLVLGLQEQLKTAVEDRDMETSHGICRIAVALGETHCKTLLEKVEHWQGFQALVSMILSCTSIPGHYPVDETSSSLTLTFWYTLQDDISSLDREKQTFYLRIYRPVYLQLVDILLQKARFPSEEGHTSWSADDKEQFRTYRVDISDTLMYVYELLGPELLRNLYDKLGALLTDKTLSSSWQDIEALLFGFQSVAETVDVGYSDVIPGLIGLIPLITANNIQLAETIMLTIGSLAEWLADHSLLLPTVLHMVLQALSRADLSVATVSTLKRLCRECRCDLCPHADDILAASQDSLIKRTHKSTQSVWIMQALGYLLSALPDEEVLGKLLPLLSPHIQELDTLTKQTVVVVLQQVFPLIQTLLSKWLKDTEVVGAACAMFEKSVRTLDCGFAPLVPQLCELIGQLFSVYPQASVLDLTRQLVCVFAGEKEHFRPIAALLEVITNITMSVFQRGVRDYPDMVDSFMQLHVQVLKRKPDLYLSKGLDIKVVFYCGILAFKFPEAPTLKSTCLLFTEVISHCEDVPAVMEVLEEDGTLLLHTLLEAMGGQAPVGLLELLADVVFSLGRHCSGLLPAQLREALLPHGFPSALLGPQQKDRFCQQVLREQVSKWRMRDIVKEFSLTCRGVPGMELATTY from the exons ATGTCGGCAGACCTGGTGCAGCTGTCAGACTCGGCGGAGTTTACGGTGGATGCAGTGGAGAGG GCTCTCCAACAGCTGTACTACGACCCAGACATGGCCCAAAAAAGCGTGGCTCAAAAGTGGCTGACACGGGCTCAGGCATCCCCACAGGCGTGGCACTTCAGCTGGGCGCTGCTGAGCCCTGGTAAG GTGCCAGAGATCCAGTTCTTTGGGGCCAGCACGCTTCACACTAAGATCACCCTGCAGTGGTCCGACCTGCCCCACGAGCAGCGTGAGTCCCTCCGCTCCCAGCTCGTCGCCCAGGTGATCCAGTTCGCCTGCGGGCCCAAGATGGTTCTGACGCGTCTTTCTGTGGCCCTCGCCTCTCTGATCCTTCATGCTGTCCAGGACAGCTGGCCGACCGCGGTCCCCGACATCCTGCTGGCATTCCAGAGCAGGGACGGGGGGGCGGCAGAGGCTGACGCCCGGCGCCTGGCATTGCTTGAGGTTCTGACCGTCCTCCCGGAGGAGCTCCAGAGCAGGGGACTTCCGCTTGAGCGGCAGGCCCAGCTTCGAGCTGCCCTGGCCGGGGAGTGGAGCTCGTTGTGCCCTGTGCTCCATCTGCTGCTGGGCCAGGAGGGCGGGGAAGGCCGGGCGAAGGAGCGGGCCCTGCGGTGCGTGGCGTCCTGGCTGGCGCTGGACGTGGACATGAGCAAAAGTGAGGACCTGCTGCAGGACAGTTTCGCACTTCTCAAGGAGCCCAGGCTCTTCGACGTGGCCGTGGAGACCATCGTGAGCGCCCTTTCTACCAGAGACTACCAGAG GTTTGCTGACACGCTGCTGAAGATAACACCTCTGGTGCTGGGTCTCCAGGAGCAGCTAAAGACAGCAGTGGAGGACAGAGACATGGAGACATCTCATGGAATCTGCCGCATTGCTGTTGCTTTGGGGGAAACACACTGCAA GACTCTGCTGGAGAAGGTTGAGCACTGGCAGGGTTTCCAGGCTCTGGTCAGTATGATTCTGTCCTGCACCAGTATCCCGGGGCACTACCCTGTAGACGAGACCTCCAGCTCTCTCACTCTTACGTTCTGGTACACCCTACAG GATGATATCTCTTCACTGGATAGGGAGAAACAGACCTTCTACCTGCGGATTTACAGACCGGTTTACCTCCAGCTGGTGGATATCTTGCTGCAGAAGGCTCGGTTCCCCAGTGAGGAGGGTCACACCTCGTGGTCCGCCGACGACAAGGAGCAGTTCAGGACCTACAG AGTTGACATTTCTGACACTCTGATGTACGTGTATGAGTTGCTGGGCCCCGAGCTGCTCCGTAACCTGTATGATAAACTTGGTGCCCTGCTGACTGATAAGACGCTTTCCTCCTCATGGCAG GATATAGAGGCTCTGCTGTTTGGCTTTCAATCTGTAGCTGAGACAGTAGACGTCGGTTACTCAGATGTCATTCCTGGCCTGATCGGCCTCATCCCCCTAATCACCGCTAACAACATTCAACTTGCAGAGACCATCATGCTTACCATAG GGTCATTGGCAGAGTGGTTGGCAGACCACTCCCTCCTGCTTCCCACCGTCCTGCATATGGTCCTGCAGGCTCTGTCCCGCGCCGACCTCTCCGTGGCCACTGTCTCCACCCTCAAGAGGCTCTGCCGTGAGTGTCGGTGTGACCTCTGCCCCCACGCGGACGACATTCTGGCGGCCTCGCAG GATTCTCTTATCAAACGGACCCATAAG AGCACCCAAAGCGTCTGGATCATGCAGGCGTTGGGCTACCTGCTCTCTGCCCTGCCAGATGAGGAGGTTCTGGGGAAGCTCCTCCCCCTTCTCTCCCCCCACATCCAGGAGCTGGACACTCTAACCAAACAGACG GTTGTAGTTGTGCTGCAGCAAGTGTTTCCCCTCATTCAGACCCTGCTGAGCAAGTGGCTGAAAGATACTGAGGTGGtgggg GCTGCATGCGCCATGTTTGAGAAGTCAGTGAGGACCCTTGACTGTGGCTTTGCCCCCCTTGTCCCCCAGCTCTGTGAGCTGATTGGTCAGCTGTTCAGTGTTTACCCACAAGCCTCGGTTTTGGACCTCACACGACAG TTGGTTTGTGTATTTGCTGGTGAGAAGGAGCACTTCCGACCAATCGCTGCCCTTTTGGAGGTCATCACCAATATCACCATGTCTGTTTTTCAGCGTG GTGTGAGGGACTATCCTGATATGGTTGATTCATTTATGCAGCTTcatgtacag GTTTTGAAAAGAAAACCAGATCTGTATCTTTCAAAGGGTCTTGATATCAAAGTTGTATTCTACTGTG GAATCTTAGCGTTCAAATTCCCAGAGGCCCCCACACTGAAGTCAACATGTCTTTTATTT ACTGAAGTGATCTCCCACTGTGAGGACGTCCCGGCGGtgatggaggtgctggaggaGGACGGCACGTTGCTCCTCCACACCCTGCTGGAA GCGATGGGTGGCCAGGCCCCGGTCGGCCTCCTGGAGCTCCTGGCCGACGTGGTCTTCTCCCTGGGTCGCCACTGCTCCGGCCTGCTGCCGGCCCAGCTCCGAGAGGCCCTCCTGCCGCACGGCTTCCCCAGTGCCCTCCTCGGGCCGCAGCAGAAAGATCGCTTCTGCCAGCAGGTCCTCAG GGAACAAGTCAGCAAATGGAGGATGAGGGACATCGTTAAGGAGTTTTCCCTAACGTGTCGAGGTGTACCAGGAATGGAGCTGGCCACAACTTACTAA